A window of Marispirochaeta aestuarii contains these coding sequences:
- a CDS encoding acyl CoA:acetate/3-ketoacid CoA transferase — translation MKDKILSAEAAVALIGDGARVALHGSGGGICEPTLLLKKLGERFQKNGNPKGISIVHSTGIGNKEGTGIDLIAFAGLVKRDIAGHFGMSPKMGELILGNQVEAYNFPQGVLSHMFHAVAARTPGVITKIGLNTYVDPRLEGGKANDLATEDLVKVIELDGEEWLFFPRFEFDFAFVRGTTADLNGNITNEEDGPFLEGMAIAQAVKNCGGTVIAQVKYLAENGTLDPQQVRIPGIYVDHIVVDPEQTQTCLHSYEPSFAGKVRIPLTRMEPLSLGPKKIIARRAAKELFEGAIVNLGYGAPDGVAAVASEEGILDKFTLTVEQGSIGGRPAGGVVFGTAYNPEAIIPMDAQFTFYDGGGLDLAYLGMAQVDQHGNVNSSRVGRMLAGCGGFINITQNAKKVIFCGTFTAKGLKCSVGDGKISIDQEGSVRKFVDRAAQITFSGDYAGSLGQPVLYVTERAVFSRSPEGLMLEEIAPGVDLERDILAHMDFKPLISPDLKEMDPDFFRE, via the coding sequence ATGAAAGATAAAATACTGAGCGCCGAAGCCGCCGTCGCCCTCATAGGGGACGGCGCACGGGTTGCCCTCCACGGTTCGGGGGGCGGCATCTGTGAACCCACCCTGCTGTTGAAGAAGCTGGGAGAACGCTTTCAGAAAAACGGAAACCCAAAGGGAATAAGCATTGTCCATTCCACGGGCATAGGCAACAAGGAGGGCACCGGAATCGACCTTATCGCCTTTGCGGGCCTTGTCAAGCGTGACATTGCAGGACATTTCGGGATGTCCCCCAAAATGGGAGAGCTGATCCTGGGAAACCAGGTGGAGGCCTATAACTTTCCCCAGGGGGTACTCTCCCATATGTTTCACGCCGTGGCTGCCAGAACACCGGGGGTCATTACCAAGATAGGCCTCAACACCTACGTGGACCCGCGCCTCGAGGGCGGAAAGGCCAACGATCTCGCCACGGAAGACCTGGTAAAGGTCATAGAACTGGATGGCGAAGAGTGGCTCTTCTTCCCCCGCTTTGAGTTCGACTTTGCCTTTGTCCGGGGAACCACCGCCGACCTTAACGGAAATATAACCAATGAGGAAGACGGGCCCTTTCTGGAGGGGATGGCAATCGCCCAGGCAGTCAAAAACTGCGGAGGGACGGTTATAGCCCAGGTCAAGTATCTGGCTGAGAACGGAACCCTGGACCCGCAGCAGGTACGTATCCCGGGAATCTACGTCGATCATATCGTCGTGGATCCCGAACAGACCCAGACCTGTCTGCACAGCTACGAACCCTCCTTTGCCGGGAAGGTCCGGATTCCCCTTACAAGGATGGAACCCCTGTCCCTGGGACCGAAGAAGATTATTGCCCGGCGGGCGGCGAAGGAACTCTTCGAAGGAGCCATCGTAAACCTTGGATATGGCGCACCTGACGGAGTGGCAGCCGTGGCTTCCGAAGAAGGCATCCTGGACAAGTTTACCCTGACCGTCGAACAGGGATCCATCGGCGGACGTCCCGCGGGGGGCGTAGTCTTCGGCACCGCCTACAACCCGGAGGCCATAATTCCCATGGACGCCCAGTTCACATTCTACGACGGCGGCGGGCTGGATCTGGCCTATCTTGGCATGGCCCAGGTCGATCAGCACGGGAACGTCAACTCCAGCCGGGTCGGACGCATGCTCGCAGGCTGCGGAGGCTTCATCAATATTACCCAGAACGCAAAAAAGGTGATCTTCTGCGGGACCTTTACTGCCAAGGGGCTCAAGTGCTCCGTGGGAGACGGCAAAATCAGCATCGACCAGGAAGGTTCGGTACGGAAATTCGTGGACCGGGCGGCCCAGATCACCTTCAGCGGTGATTACGCCGGCAGCCTCGGACAGCCGGTACTCTATGTCACGGAACGGGCGGTTTTTTCCCGCAGCCCGGAAGGGCTGATGCTGGAGGAGATTGCCCCGGGAGTCGACCTTGAACGGGACATTCTGGCACATATGGATTTCAAGCCCCTTATTTCACCGGATCTGAAAGAGATGGACCCGGACTTCTTCCGGGAGTGA
- a CDS encoding glycyl-radical enzyme activating protein, with amino-acid sequence MDNTVHNEIRGTVFNCETFSLHNGPGIRTTLFLKGCPLRCLWCANPESWSMEAEVSYNRELCIPECHECEKVAGSGLLERDREGKIVIPPAAPRSDPALIAAARACPARALSVEGYTISVDEAAKLLCRDRPFFEESGGGVTLSGGEPLLQPEFSAALLGRLKTEGIHTALDTCGDAAPEVYREVSSLADLILFDFKAAHSGLHRECTGQSNERILVNLEQTAAERPEQLRVRIPFIPGLNGTEGELSAMARVLKGLGISRAELLPYHRLGIHKYRQQGKEYTLGSVEIPGSEILKTAVRICRDLGVELHIQH; translated from the coding sequence GTGGATAATACCGTGCACAACGAAATCAGGGGGACAGTTTTTAACTGCGAAACCTTCAGCCTCCACAACGGACCGGGTATACGGACGACCCTTTTTCTCAAGGGCTGTCCCCTGCGCTGCCTGTGGTGCGCCAACCCTGAAAGCTGGAGTATGGAAGCCGAAGTCAGCTACAACCGGGAACTCTGCATCCCTGAATGCCACGAATGCGAGAAGGTTGCCGGAAGCGGCCTTCTTGAACGGGACCGTGAGGGAAAAATTGTCATACCTCCCGCAGCCCCGCGAAGCGATCCTGCCCTTATAGCCGCTGCCCGGGCCTGCCCCGCCCGGGCGCTTTCGGTTGAGGGTTACACCATATCCGTGGACGAAGCCGCAAAGCTGCTCTGCAGGGACCGGCCTTTTTTCGAGGAATCCGGAGGCGGAGTTACCCTCTCCGGGGGTGAACCTCTTCTGCAGCCCGAATTTTCGGCTGCGCTCCTGGGACGCCTGAAAACAGAGGGAATTCACACAGCCCTGGATACCTGCGGAGATGCTGCCCCGGAAGTATACAGGGAAGTTAGCAGTCTTGCAGACCTCATCCTCTTCGATTTCAAGGCCGCCCACAGCGGACTCCACAGGGAATGCACCGGACAATCCAACGAGAGGATTCTGGTGAACCTGGAGCAGACTGCCGCGGAACGTCCGGAGCAGCTGCGGGTACGTATTCCCTTTATTCCCGGACTCAATGGAACCGAAGGGGAGTTATCTGCCATGGCCAGGGTATTAAAGGGACTGGGGATATCCCGGGCGGAACTTCTTCCTTACCATCGCCTGGGAATTCACAAGTACCGGCAGCAGGGCAAGGAATATACTTTGGGATCAGTGGAAATCCCGGGTTCGGAAATCCTGAAGACAGCAGTCCGTATCTGCAGGGACCTGGGAGTCGAACTGCATATACAGCACTAG
- a CDS encoding enoyl-CoA hydratase/isomerase family protein, whose product MITTVKIELRAPVARIIFSVDPPGKPPAVDYDVIDQLEEAVKGIASAGPDIRLVLVESSEPRYFVVGANLKALQQIDSQSIRPWVRRGHDVFNMLQELELPVIAVVRGFAGGGGLELALACDFIYAADNARFALPEAGLGLIPGWGGSHRLPLRIGAARAKEMAFSARPIDAATAYDWGLINWYGPEEELQQKLEEISASISANSRISVAMEKQLINSADSPDNPRMKFEEAAASTAAMSSSDTSRRLEEFFEKRRKK is encoded by the coding sequence ATGATTACCACTGTAAAAATCGAACTGCGCGCCCCGGTGGCGCGCATCATTTTCAGCGTTGATCCGCCGGGAAAACCCCCGGCGGTGGATTATGATGTTATCGACCAGCTGGAGGAGGCTGTAAAAGGTATCGCCTCCGCAGGTCCCGATATTCGTCTGGTCCTTGTGGAGAGTTCGGAACCCAGATATTTTGTAGTCGGGGCCAACCTGAAGGCCCTGCAGCAGATCGACAGCCAGAGTATCCGACCCTGGGTACGCCGGGGACACGATGTATTCAACATGCTGCAGGAACTGGAGCTTCCGGTCATCGCTGTTGTGCGCGGCTTTGCCGGCGGAGGCGGACTTGAGCTGGCCCTGGCCTGCGACTTTATCTATGCCGCCGATAATGCCCGTTTCGCCCTGCCGGAAGCAGGGCTGGGTCTTATTCCCGGCTGGGGAGGGAGTCACCGCCTTCCCTTAAGGATCGGCGCAGCCCGGGCCAAGGAGATGGCCTTCTCCGCCCGGCCGATCGATGCCGCAACTGCCTATGACTGGGGACTGATCAACTGGTACGGACCGGAAGAGGAGCTTCAGCAAAAGCTCGAGGAGATCTCCGCAAGCATCAGCGCAAACAGCCGGATATCCGTGGCCATGGAAAAACAGCTTATCAATTCCGCTGACAGTCCGGACAATCCCCGCATGAAATTCGAAGAGGCCGCCGCCTCCACCGCCGCCATGAGTTCCAGCGATACCTCCCGCAGACTTGAGGAGTTTTTCGAAAAACGGCGGAAAAAATAG
- a CDS encoding LacI family DNA-binding transcriptional regulator → MTIKDIAREAGVSKSTVSLVLKNSPLITKETAALVKAASESLGYVYNRTAANLRTSRSFIVGVLINDLGNPFFAELVPVIEECLEPEGIVVMLANTTESPERQRKAISTLLEHNVEGLLISPARFSTREDLGPLVNSNVPSVFINRYLSDYPGNYVGADNVVGTTMAVERLLAAGHRRIAFVGGEDGSSPRPERLEGFRIAFDKYGYSPDPELMVTAQGSRWGGYAAIRELVSRPDPPTAAFCYNDIIALGVMLGLRSKGIQPGRNFGVIGFDDISEARLWTPSLSTIAIPPELIARRAAGFLLQLIENPGTPERILITPRLAIRESCGTAEKLNPGQKKTIGA, encoded by the coding sequence GTGACGATCAAGGATATCGCCCGGGAGGCGGGGGTCTCAAAGTCGACGGTCTCTCTTGTGCTGAAAAACAGCCCCCTTATAACGAAGGAGACCGCGGCCCTGGTAAAAGCGGCAAGCGAATCCCTTGGATATGTCTACAATCGTACCGCCGCCAACCTGCGGACCAGCCGCTCCTTTATTGTCGGGGTCCTCATCAATGATCTGGGTAACCCCTTCTTTGCCGAGCTGGTGCCGGTAATAGAGGAGTGTCTCGAACCGGAGGGAATCGTCGTTATGCTCGCCAATACGACCGAGAGCCCGGAACGTCAGAGAAAGGCCATCTCCACCCTCCTCGAACATAATGTGGAGGGGCTGCTTATCAGTCCCGCCAGGTTTTCCACCCGGGAAGATCTGGGTCCTCTGGTCAACAGTAATGTTCCTTCGGTATTTATAAACCGCTATCTCAGCGATTATCCGGGGAATTATGTGGGCGCCGATAACGTCGTGGGTACGACCATGGCGGTGGAACGTCTGCTTGCGGCAGGCCACAGGCGAATCGCTTTTGTGGGAGGCGAGGACGGCTCGTCGCCCCGGCCTGAGCGGCTGGAGGGATTCCGGATCGCCTTTGACAAGTATGGTTACAGCCCGGATCCGGAATTAATGGTCACCGCCCAGGGGAGCCGCTGGGGAGGTTACGCGGCCATTCGGGAACTGGTGTCCCGTCCCGATCCTCCCACGGCGGCCTTCTGCTATAATGACATTATAGCCCTGGGGGTCATGCTGGGGCTGCGATCAAAGGGTATTCAGCCGGGGCGGAATTTCGGCGTCATTGGTTTCGACGATATCTCCGAAGCCAGGCTGTGGACTCCCTCCCTCTCCACCATTGCCATTCCTCCGGAACTCATAGCCCGGAGGGCGGCGGGTTTTCTTCTGCAACTGATTGAGAATCCGGGAACCCCGGAACGGATACTGATAACTCCCCGGCTTGCGATACGGGAGTCCTGCGGAACCGCCGAAAAGTTGAACCCGGGGCAAAAAAAAACCATCGGCGCCTGA
- a CDS encoding TRAP transporter small permease encodes MPLKLFDLYAKFLIRVMIVLMFILLGAVALTVAGRYIPFIPRFLWTLEVTNISLIWMVFVGSVVGLRESRHFYIDIFAGGVPPWFEMFLKILNYFVTLTVTYVFVRYGYRFFMQWGLIQTSELTGINLGFLYASVPFAGVSWLIFLIERFYHDFIKKDQTEEHHMADSYQVHHEDEDTKEGETDK; translated from the coding sequence ATGCCCTTGAAACTGTTTGATCTGTACGCGAAATTCCTTATCCGCGTAATGATTGTCCTGATGTTCATCCTGCTGGGCGCCGTCGCCCTGACTGTTGCAGGCCGCTACATACCCTTTATTCCCCGCTTCCTGTGGACCCTGGAAGTCACCAACATATCCCTTATCTGGATGGTTTTTGTGGGCTCGGTAGTCGGCCTCAGGGAATCCCGGCACTTCTACATCGATATCTTCGCCGGCGGAGTCCCTCCATGGTTCGAAATGTTTCTAAAAATTCTCAACTATTTTGTTACGCTGACTGTCACCTATGTATTTGTCCGTTACGGATACCGCTTTTTTATGCAGTGGGGACTGATCCAGACCTCTGAGCTTACCGGTATAAATCTTGGTTTTCTCTATGCCTCGGTCCCCTTTGCCGGCGTATCATGGCTGATATTCTTGATTGAGAGGTTTTACCACGACTTTATAAAAAAGGACCAGACGGAAGAACACCACATGGCCGATTCCTACCAGGTCCATCACGAAGATGAAGACACTAAAGAAGGAGAAACGGACAAATGA
- a CDS encoding TRAP transporter substrate-binding protein: MKKIVGLTLALMLIFSLASFAEGGKESGTPESITLVGGVMLPKGHVYYQAMEKFVELLDEYYTGPIELKYELHHSGSIGTEKDMFEFMMQGVSVDFAVVSPAWAATWDKTAPIIDAPFLFRSIEHWEQSLEAGALDSIAETIRKKGVRFIGYGGGGARSLILNQPVSSLEDFGKIDLRVQGSPLHAAVFGAIGLNPTPLDYTEVYNAIKTGVVDGLENEPAGLEGMKFYEVAPYYALSEHQITTRILCFSESRLQSFPQDLQDAIIKAGLDAGRWHRKAEVALGQQIIDKLVAGHGLKVIEFTKAQKDEMARRAMPEVMKYAEEVGATDIVETIQNL, encoded by the coding sequence ATGAAAAAGATTGTTGGACTGACTCTCGCACTGATGCTGATCTTCAGCCTTGCTTCCTTTGCGGAAGGCGGAAAAGAGAGCGGAACACCTGAGTCCATTACTCTCGTCGGCGGCGTCATGCTTCCCAAGGGACATGTATACTATCAGGCAATGGAAAAGTTTGTTGAGCTCCTCGATGAGTACTACACCGGTCCCATCGAACTGAAGTACGAACTTCACCACTCCGGCTCCATCGGAACCGAAAAGGACATGTTCGAGTTCATGATGCAGGGAGTTTCCGTAGACTTTGCGGTTGTATCCCCCGCGTGGGCCGCAACCTGGGACAAAACAGCCCCCATCATCGACGCACCCTTCCTTTTCAGGAGCATCGAGCACTGGGAACAGTCCCTTGAAGCCGGCGCCCTCGACTCTATCGCGGAAACCATTCGGAAAAAAGGCGTCCGTTTCATCGGTTACGGCGGAGGCGGAGCCCGCAGCCTGATCCTGAATCAGCCGGTCAGCAGCCTCGAAGACTTCGGCAAGATCGACCTGCGGGTCCAGGGTTCCCCCCTGCACGCCGCGGTATTCGGCGCCATCGGCCTGAACCCCACTCCCCTGGACTATACCGAGGTATATAACGCCATAAAAACCGGTGTTGTCGACGGTCTCGAGAACGAACCCGCCGGACTTGAGGGCATGAAATTCTACGAGGTCGCTCCCTACTATGCTCTTTCCGAGCATCAGATCACCACCCGTATCCTCTGCTTCTCCGAGTCTAGACTTCAGAGCTTTCCCCAGGACCTGCAGGATGCCATTATAAAGGCCGGACTCGACGCCGGACGCTGGCACCGCAAGGCGGAAGTGGCTCTGGGACAGCAGATCATAGACAAACTGGTAGCCGGCCATGGCCTCAAGGTAATCGAGTTTACCAAAGCGCAGAAAGACGAGATGGCCCGCAGGGCAATGCCGGAAGTAATGAAGTACGCCGAAGAAGTCGGTGCCACCGATATCGTCGAAACAATCCAGAATCTCTAG
- a CDS encoding glycyl radical protein — MSYLDNPIRLQEVRSFYLERLLKPKLTSERADIVTRSYARTEGSHPITRRAQALKDILAEMSIYIKPWELLAGNLGPEPVSAPVFPEGGADFILEEMDSYGTRPGDKFEVSEETKTELRRILPLWKGKTLKEYGLSLMPEGPVRMREAGVFSAENMLTCGTGHFLPDYTKVLEQGFRGISEQAKAALMTLDLSREEGYEKRIFYEAVLTICAAVRDFSLRYAELADSMAAEEKEEERRRELKKIAEVCRRVPWEPAAGFAEAVQSLWFTHLVCYIDSNGYGVTLGRSASCLYPWYRSSIASGEIDREGALALLVSLFFKTNDILKLYNNNAAQNYGGFPVGQPVQLGGINAAGEDDTNELSFLFLEAEKKVKLYQPDIGFLWTEKINPGFFRAATELVATNSKPKFFNYHVGSAMYRQAGLSEETAQKDWAFIGCVEYGVPGKTWTWADAAMFNLAKCLELALNDGIDPVSGSRLGPQTGSPEDFKDFSQFLSALQRQIAYMFDLTVQGITALQVAHKHCWPEPYESLLVDGCMQSGREVNQGGATSYHTGVQFVGFATVVDSLLAIKHFVFEHRSINFRDLVDNLGENFRNNEVLRVRLLRETPRFGMDRDDINSLAGEVFTYCCDTAGRYRDIWGGLYTASLYSLTAHVGFGARVGATPDGRMAFSPLSDASSPSQGLQNGSVTEIFTTQSKLPHHKAINGTLLNMKLNKKLLSGPEGTARLQNLISTYFKMGGFHVQFNVVDVEVLKDAQANPDKYPDFLIRVAAYVTNWNQLSRDVQNEIISRAEMESF, encoded by the coding sequence ATGTCGTATCTGGACAACCCCATCCGGCTGCAGGAAGTCCGCAGTTTCTACCTTGAACGTCTTCTCAAGCCGAAGCTTACATCTGAACGGGCGGATATCGTGACCAGGTCCTATGCCCGAACCGAAGGTTCCCATCCCATAACCCGGCGGGCACAGGCCCTTAAGGACATCCTTGCCGAAATGAGCATCTACATCAAACCCTGGGAACTCCTGGCGGGCAATCTTGGACCGGAACCCGTCTCCGCTCCGGTATTTCCCGAGGGCGGTGCCGATTTTATCCTCGAAGAGATGGACAGCTACGGCACCCGGCCGGGAGACAAGTTCGAAGTCAGCGAAGAGACAAAAACAGAGCTCCGGAGGATCCTTCCCCTGTGGAAAGGAAAAACCCTGAAGGAGTACGGCCTCTCCCTGATGCCGGAAGGTCCGGTACGGATGCGGGAAGCCGGGGTATTCTCCGCGGAAAACATGCTCACCTGCGGTACCGGACACTTTCTGCCGGATTATACCAAGGTACTGGAGCAGGGCTTTCGCGGCATAAGCGAACAGGCTAAAGCAGCCCTTATGACCCTGGACCTGAGCCGGGAAGAGGGATACGAAAAACGCATCTTTTACGAGGCCGTGCTGACCATCTGTGCCGCCGTCAGAGACTTCTCCCTCCGTTACGCCGAGCTTGCCGATTCCATGGCCGCTGAAGAAAAGGAGGAAGAACGGCGAAGGGAACTGAAAAAAATCGCGGAGGTCTGCCGCAGGGTGCCCTGGGAGCCCGCCGCAGGTTTCGCCGAAGCCGTCCAGAGCCTCTGGTTCACCCACCTGGTCTGTTATATCGACTCCAACGGTTACGGCGTAACCCTGGGACGCTCCGCCTCCTGTCTGTATCCCTGGTATCGATCAAGTATTGCTTCCGGAGAGATCGACAGGGAAGGAGCGCTGGCTCTTCTTGTAAGTCTCTTTTTCAAGACAAACGACATCCTGAAGCTCTACAACAACAACGCCGCCCAGAATTACGGCGGCTTTCCCGTGGGACAGCCGGTCCAGCTGGGGGGAATCAACGCCGCCGGAGAGGACGATACCAACGAACTGAGCTTCCTCTTTCTGGAGGCGGAGAAAAAGGTAAAACTTTATCAGCCGGATATCGGCTTTCTGTGGACCGAAAAGATCAATCCCGGGTTTTTCCGGGCGGCAACGGAACTTGTGGCAACAAACTCAAAGCCCAAGTTTTTCAACTACCATGTGGGTTCCGCCATGTACCGCCAGGCGGGATTATCGGAAGAGACTGCCCAAAAGGACTGGGCCTTTATCGGCTGCGTCGAATACGGAGTCCCGGGTAAAACCTGGACCTGGGCCGACGCCGCCATGTTCAACCTGGCAAAATGCCTTGAACTGGCCCTTAACGACGGGATAGACCCGGTAAGCGGCAGCCGCCTCGGGCCCCAGACAGGAAGCCCGGAGGACTTCAAGGATTTCAGCCAGTTTCTCTCCGCCCTGCAGCGGCAGATTGCCTACATGTTTGACCTGACGGTTCAGGGCATAACCGCTTTACAGGTTGCCCATAAACACTGCTGGCCGGAACCCTACGAATCTCTGCTTGTAGACGGCTGCATGCAGAGCGGCAGGGAGGTCAACCAGGGCGGCGCCACATCCTACCACACAGGCGTCCAGTTCGTGGGATTCGCCACGGTGGTGGATTCACTGCTTGCGATAAAACACTTTGTGTTCGAGCACCGGAGCATAAACTTCCGGGACCTGGTGGACAACCTTGGAGAAAATTTCAGGAATAATGAGGTACTCCGTGTACGTCTTTTGCGGGAGACCCCCCGGTTTGGTATGGACAGGGATGATATAAACTCCCTGGCGGGAGAGGTTTTCACCTACTGCTGCGACACCGCAGGCCGTTACCGGGATATATGGGGAGGGCTCTATACTGCAAGTCTCTACAGCCTCACGGCCCATGTAGGTTTCGGCGCCCGGGTCGGGGCGACTCCGGACGGCCGGATGGCCTTCTCTCCCCTATCCGATGCCAGTTCACCATCTCAGGGACTGCAGAACGGCTCCGTGACCGAGATCTTCACCACCCAGTCGAAGCTCCCTCACCACAAGGCCATAAACGGTACCCTGCTGAACATGAAGCTCAACAAGAAACTGCTGTCCGGCCCGGAAGGAACGGCCAGGCTGCAGAACCTTATAAGCACCTACTTCAAGATGGGAGGCTTTCATGTTCAGTTCAATGTCGTGGACGTGGAGGTTCTCAAGGATGCCCAGGCGAATCCGGACAAGTATCCAGATTTCCTGATCCGGGTCGCCGCTTACGTTACCAACTGGAATCAGCTGAGCCGGGATGTTCAGAACGAGATAATATCCCGGGCCGAGATGGAGAGTTTTTAG
- a CDS encoding TRAP transporter large permease has product MTAGTVAAIMFILLIVLIILRVPVSFTLAFAVVPILLLTPRVSPLMLLQRMMVQYGSFLLLSIPFFLLAAVIMNEAKITDRLIRFSRSMVGPLPGGLGHVNVAVSMLFAGISGSSNADAAGIGSVLIPAMEKEGYDKNFTVAVTACSAVMGNIIPPSITMVVWGGVMSTSVSGLFLAGFVPGVMIALFQMALVLYFALKRGYPRDARFSIKEFIQSFRGAILALVTPLIIVGGIVFGIVTPTEASMVAVIYSLFLGMFIYKTVSFNKFVGLMLDTAKLASIVLFAVGSASIYGWVLAYYKIPNFLVDVLGGITTTPSLMLMIFVGIFLLVGTFMDSVPAIVILGPLLAPIAEHVGIHPLHFAIVGVVSLAFGLVTPPYGLCLLISSEIAGINAMRPLKEVGLFLLSMLAVLLLIIFFPSLTLAIPQAFMPELFL; this is encoded by the coding sequence ATGACAGCTGGAACAGTCGCCGCGATAATGTTCATACTGCTTATCGTCCTCATTATTTTACGCGTTCCGGTCAGTTTTACCCTGGCCTTCGCCGTTGTACCTATTCTTTTGCTCACTCCCAGGGTCTCGCCGCTCATGCTGCTGCAGCGCATGATGGTTCAGTACGGGTCCTTTCTGCTATTATCGATACCCTTCTTCTTACTGGCCGCTGTCATCATGAACGAGGCCAAGATCACCGACCGGCTGATCAGGTTCTCCCGCTCCATGGTGGGACCCCTTCCCGGCGGTCTTGGCCACGTTAATGTTGCGGTAAGTATGCTCTTTGCAGGTATCTCCGGTTCCTCCAATGCGGATGCCGCCGGTATCGGTTCCGTACTTATTCCCGCCATGGAGAAAGAGGGCTACGACAAGAACTTCACCGTAGCCGTTACAGCCTGTTCGGCGGTAATGGGAAACATCATTCCCCCAAGTATTACCATGGTTGTGTGGGGCGGGGTCATGAGTACCTCCGTTTCCGGGCTCTTTCTGGCCGGCTTTGTTCCCGGCGTAATGATCGCCCTCTTTCAGATGGCCCTGGTACTCTACTTTGCCCTCAAGCGGGGATATCCCCGGGACGCGCGATTCAGCATAAAGGAATTTATTCAGAGCTTTCGCGGAGCAATCCTGGCCCTGGTTACACCGCTGATTATCGTCGGCGGTATCGTCTTCGGAATCGTTACCCCCACCGAAGCTTCCATGGTGGCGGTTATCTACTCCCTTTTCCTGGGTATGTTCATCTACAAAACCGTCTCCTTCAACAAGTTTGTCGGTCTCATGCTGGATACCGCCAAGCTGGCTTCCATCGTGCTCTTTGCCGTAGGAAGCGCCTCCATATACGGCTGGGTCCTGGCCTACTACAAAATCCCGAACTTCCTGGTTGACGTTCTCGGCGGTATTACGACCACACCCTCCCTGATGCTCATGATCTTTGTGGGAATTTTCCTGCTGGTGGGAACCTTCATGGACTCCGTTCCCGCCATCGTCATCCTCGGGCCCCTGCTCGCTCCCATTGCAGAGCATGTCGGGATACACCCCCTTCACTTCGCCATCGTGGGAGTTGTCTCCCTGGCCTTCGGACTGGTAACCCCTCCCTACGGGCTCTGCCTGCTGATATCCAGCGAGATCGCCGGGATTAACGCCATGCGTCCCCTCAAGGAGGTCGGACTCTTCCTGCTTTCCATGCTGGCGGTATTGCTTCTGATCATATTCTTTCCGTCCCTGACCCTGGCTATTCCCCAGGCCTTCATGCCGGAACTCTTTTTATAG
- a CDS encoding SDR family NAD(P)-dependent oxidoreductase yields the protein MAKKIIITGASTGIGAETSRMLAPGNEIIVHYYSSKGPAEAVAADIEKAGGKAHLLQADLSKSDECERFVAECAKLFPVVDVLVNNAGGLIRRQPINELDWDFMIETFALNTFSTMKVTSLCVPLLEKAEDPVIINMTSIAMRHGAPSATLYGASKGALDTFTRGAATELAPKKIRVNAVAPGVIETPFHEKVSTPEKMKSFKENTPLKRNGRARHIAQAVKYLIENDFMTGATVDVNGGLFMY from the coding sequence ATGGCGAAAAAGATAATTATAACCGGTGCCAGTACCGGAATCGGGGCTGAGACTTCCCGTATGCTGGCCCCGGGAAACGAAATCATTGTACACTACTACTCTTCCAAAGGTCCGGCGGAAGCCGTTGCCGCGGATATCGAAAAAGCGGGAGGAAAGGCCCACCTGCTTCAGGCTGACCTTTCAAAATCCGATGAATGCGAACGCTTTGTCGCTGAATGCGCCAAACTGTTCCCCGTTGTGGATGTCCTGGTCAACAATGCCGGCGGTCTTATTCGGCGCCAGCCGATAAACGAACTGGACTGGGATTTCATGATCGAAACCTTCGCCCTGAATACCTTTTCCACCATGAAGGTTACCTCCCTCTGCGTACCCCTGCTGGAAAAGGCGGAAGATCCGGTTATCATCAACATGACCTCCATTGCCATGCGCCACGGTGCCCCCTCCGCCACCCTCTACGGAGCATCCAAGGGAGCCCTGGATACCTTTACCCGCGGGGCCGCCACGGAGCTGGCACCGAAGAAGATACGGGTAAATGCGGTAGCCCCGGGAGTCATCGAAACCCCCTTCCACGAAAAGGTCTCCACCCCGGAAAAGATGAAGAGCTTCAAGGAGAATACGCCCCTTAAGCGGAACGGCCGGGCCCGGCATATCGCCCAGGCTGTCAAGTATCTTATCGAGAACGACTTCATGACCGGCGCGACGGTGGATGTAAACGGCGGGCTGTTCATGTACTAG